In Pleurodeles waltl isolate 20211129_DDA chromosome 5, aPleWal1.hap1.20221129, whole genome shotgun sequence, the DNA window cctaaatttctctctctctcaatcactcactttctctctttctctcaaggTTCTTTGGCCATGCGCAACACAAGGTTGGGTGGTgaaagggggttggccacagggcctggcacttGGCAGtgagcggcagtggttggattaatatatagtaatgaaaattactatatgtaaaaacagaatagaaattcactgaaaaaacaaaggttacaggggctttatagttgggaaacagaattaaaaaaaacatagaaattatcttaaaaaaacaatggttacaggaacgttctagttaggctcacattttaaacaaacaaaaccatagaaatgtacttgttatagttagagttatctcaagtaactataacttatgcactaaggtaactataacttgcaccctcaccatgcacttctaattaccccacaaattacggcactcatgacatctttgataacatcattgataactctTCCAGCCAGAACACAGTGAGTTTGTCTTGCTCCTCGGCAAGAAAAACACAACAATAGGGAGGAAAGCCACTGAATCCAGATCAGACAGTAGAGACAGCCAGCAAAGCCATAAAATCAAGAGCAAGGTGCAGACCCAAAGCCCAATCTAAGTATATGTTATATaacaaacgaacgagttacttaccttcggtaacgacttttctggtggatacattagctacctgtggattcctcacctcatgaatactcccatggcgccagcattctacggaaatcttcttactagtctctgcacgtcgacgaggacgtcactgtctcgcacgcgacgccgtctgacgtcatacaggcaataagaggtcctcgacgacgtgcggacgtcagtaccaatcattttttacgtgcatgagaacaaccaggcaatgcaatgaaagaacaaagcaacatccattataatgtaaaaatacaccacattgtatgaataactgtaaatctttttatgtacatatatatatatatatatatatataaaactctctcttttaaaatatatacacacaccaagtatatacataaagatatatagacatatacctacatatatataaatatattatatatatacatctattgcaccctcaaagaccaagaggagcacactcaaggattacttggcaagaccataaaggcaacggggaggcgggtgggaccgtgaggaatccacaggtagctaatgtatccaccagaaaagtcgttaccgaaggtaagtaactcgttcttctgatggatacaactacctgtggattcctcacctcatgaatagagtcccaaagcagtaccacgcccggcggtgggtgcctaaatggtcaaaccaagaaatcctgcagcactgaccgtgcaaaatggccgtcccttctaacctcagaatctaaacagtaatgttttgcaaaagtgtgaagggacgaccaagttgcggccttgcagatgtcgaccacaggaacacctctggctaaggccgaagtggccgacttagctctggtggaatgagctctaatgccctcaggaggatccttctttgccaaagagtaacatattttaatgcaaagaacaacccacctggatagtgttctcttgtggactgcctttcctctcctcttgcccacgtatccaacaaacagctgatcctccagcctgaaatcctttgttctatcgataaagaagctcaacgctctctttgggtccagacggtgcagtctttcttcctctttggaaggatgaggcggaggatagaacgtggacaaagtaattgcctgagccaaatggaagggtgaaacaaccttcgggaggaaagcagccttggtcctcaacaccaccttatccccataaaaagttgtataagggggttttactgataaggcctgcaactcactcactctccttgctgatgttatagctatcaggaagactgtttttaaaaccaaatacctcaaggggcaagaatgcataggttcaaaaggggaccccataaggaaagtcaggactaaggacaaatcccattgcggcataacgaatggctttggaggatattgatttagaagacctttcaagaatctgataacaataggggatttaaataaagatggttggtctggaagacatatgaaggctgacaaggccgataaataacctttaatggtagccactgcacagcctttctgcgccagagatagagcaaaagacaaaacgtccgatagatgagcatgtaaaggatcaatctgcctctctccacaccacgcaacaaatttagaccacctattagcgtagatagatttagtggagtgtcgcctggccgctaatataacatccactacctcaggcgggagagagaaggaactcaggttgccccgttcaatctccaggcatgtaggtgcagactctggaggttggggtgtagaacctgcccctgcgactgtgagaggaggtctgccctgaaagggagacggagcggcgggcacgttgagagttggagaaggtcggagtaccacaccctccttggccaatccggagctattaagattactagagcccggtcttggcgaatcttcctcaatactcgaggaatcaagggtatgggaggaaacgcgtaaagcaactggccgcaccaggtcatttgaaacgcgtcccccaacgcttcctgcatcggatactgaaggctgcagaacaacggacaatgcgcgttctctcgagtggcgaacagatctacccgaggaaacccccacttgtggaagattaaacggacttgatctggatggagacgccactcgtggtctgccgagaagtggcgactgagactgtccgcacgcacgttcaagactccggccagatggtttgctatcaagcaaatccgatggtcctttgcccaggaccatagtcgaagagcttctctgcagagaaggtacgaccccactcctccctgcttgtttatgtaccacatcgtggtagtattgtccgttaggacctgtaccgactgaccacgaagggaagggaggaaggccttgagagccagacgtacagcccgtaactctaacagattgatgtgaaaaatctgttcctctggagaccaaagacctttgatctccagatcccccagatgagctccccaccctagagtggaagcatccgttatgactgtggccactggtggcgactgctggaacggctttccttgtgaaagattgttgcttgcaatccaccacttcaaatccacagcagcatctctggagatcttgacagtaccctctagatcccctctgtgttgagaccactgccttcggaggcaccactgaagagccctcatgtgccagcgagcatgcatgaccaacagaatgcaggaggcaaaaagaccgagcagacgaaggaccttgaggactggaactaccgctccatttcgaaacattggaaccaaatcctgaatatcttgaatccgctgaggcggaggaaaggcccgacccaatgttgtatccagtactgcccctatgaacaggaggcgctgagagggctccaggtgagatttgggctcgttcaccgaaaagcccaggtcgaacaacaactgggttgttgactgcagatgacgcaacacaagctccggggacttggctttgatcaaccaatcgtccaagtaagggaatactgctatccccttccttctgagctctgccgcaaccaccgacatcaccttcgtgaagactcgaggtgctgaagtaagaccaaacggaaggaccgcaaactggtagtgttgcgatcccaccataaaccggagatactttctgtgtgacttgagtatcgggatatgaaagtaagcatcctgcaagtcgacagacaccatccagtcttccatgttcaacgccaaaagcacctgtgctagggtcagcatcttgaacttttcctgcttgaggaaccaattcaagatcctcaggtccagaattggtctcaaacgaccatccttcttgggaatcaggaaataccttgagtaaactccttgacccctttcctgctccgggaccaactccaccgcgccctttaaaaggaggacttctacctcctgttctagcaacaggaggtgttcttgtgaacaatacgaagggcggggcgggatgaggggcggaaactcccgaaagggaagggtgtagccttttcccacaacactgagaacccaagtgtccgacgtaacagtctcccatttggtgagaaaatgctgtaatcttccccctacaggagaggagtgagtgggaaatggtggaagcctaaggctgcttcccctgctgcaccccgccagaggatgaggaagaggcagagtgctgctgagaggctcccctggtgcggaccctacccctccccctaaaagatctataggggtgggaagaggcaggttgctgatatcttccccgaaaggaagaggaggaagagccacgcccaaatccacgaaacctcctgaagaatctggaagaggccgtggaagaaggagcttggagtcccaacgacttagccgtggccctgctctccttaaaacgttccaaggccgaatcagccttagccccaaacagtttgtccccatcaaacgggagatccaacaatgtggactgtacatctgccgaaaagcccgagttacggagccaggcctgtctcctttccaccacagttgtgcccattgctctggctaccgagtcggtggtatccagtcccgtctggataatttgggtcgcagcagcctgggcatcagagacaagatccaaaagaccctggggaagctctgtaaacgaagaggagatgtcatccatcagagcatgaatatacctccccaggatacaggtcgcattagtggcctttaacgccagactgcaggacgaaaaaatcttcttcgactgcgcctctagcttttttgagtctctgtccccaggcaccgtcgggaaagaaccaggcgctgacttggacgaacaggaggcctgcactaccaagctctccggcgtagggtgcctagataggaaaccaggatcagttggagccgtccgatacctcctggccacggctctgtgaactgctggggaagatgccggcctcttccacacctctaaaaccggatccagcagagcgtcattaaaaggtaacagaggctccgccgcggctgaggccggatgcaacacctccgtcaaaaggttttgttttgcctccaccaccggcaaaggcaggtccaaaaaactagctgccttccgtaccactgtatgaaaggaagcagcttcctcagtatattcccccggggacgaaaggtcccactcaggggaagtgtccagcccactggccgactccagtccacgcagcccatcacccgagtcctctagctctccttcctctagggctcgttggtactcctgctcttctagtacccggagagcacgtctcctcgaatgaagtcgttgttcaatacgcggagtcgacaatgcctccgccgaagtcgaagatcggcgccgatcttcagaagccaccgacgccgcgtccggcgccacatgtaacttcggcgccgacgaaagagcagctgaagcagatggacccaccggagtcacaggccgaaatcccgacgtcgacgggatggaaatccccggggccaatccttctgaagccaccggagcggccaccggcgccgacactggcgccgagcccacgttcccaaacgggagaaagggcataaagggtgccggccgaagaggcgcaggatcacccaaagaaaaggccaaaggcccagccggagcaccccctggagccatctgttggaagatggcatacatcgcattcaagaatgcggaactatcggctccaggggtgggaaaagccggatactggggtgcctgtctcggaggcgaccccgactccggcctcggcgtctgcgccggagaaaacacttgaggctccaatacctcaatcaccgacgcctgtccaggcgaagttggtgacgccggagagggcaacggcgtcgaaggatgcggcgtcaccgtggggctgacctcccatgtctttcggcgccgatccggagacctggaacgagcctcccttgaatgacgccgagattctctacggcgccgggagtctcgatgacgccgatgttttggagaagacttcttgtgatgcttctcctttgacttggccataaacagcttcgcctcacgttctttaagggccttcggattcatgtgctgacatgaatcacaagtcgagacgtcgtggtcggagctcaaacaccaaaggcaatcggaatgaggatccgtcaccgacatcttgcctccacactcacgacaaggcttaaatccagactttctctgcgacattatttccacggagaaagagtacgcagcaagatatacactgtaaccgcaagagtaacagttgctccctcgaagataaccgtttcgaatgcacggaaaaaagggaactgacgtccgcacgtcgtcgaggacctcttattgcctgtatgacgtcagacggcgtcgcgtgcgagacagtgacgtcctcgtcgacgtgcagagactagtaagaagatttccgtagaatgctggcgccatgggagtattcatgaggtgaggaatccacaggtagttgtatccatcagaaaccaaaGGTCTGCCTACAGACAGAGAGCTAAAGCTGTCTGTACCTGACGCTTGAAAAAGGTTATGTGTATaaatgcatatttctgccaaacttACTCATGTGGATTGTATGCCTGCAGACAGATCCTTGGGAATTAGCTTAGGGCAATAGGAGTGTGTATGTTTATCTGTCATTTGCTTGGAATGCGGGTATCAAACTGTGGGTGTGACCAAAGTTCTCTTGGGATGGAAATATTTGCCTTCAGTTGTTACTGTTCAGAAAAGCAATAATTTGCTCACTGACAAAAAACTGAGGTCAtgattgtgtgtgtgctgtgtagtaGAGACAGTTCTCGATTGGAAATAAACATTGACCAACTGTGCATTAGTCATAATGAAGTACCTAACAGACAGATATACAGTTGTTTGTGATAGCCTGGAAAAATGATTTCTTGGAATATCATTACTGAGAaaaccatttcacctaaactgTTTAACAGAATGAATGACATTTACCATTTCACAGAAACAATtcatcaaatgtatttttttcaattgGGTTTTGTGTGCTTATTTTGTaaagtgtaaatgcaatggttgcaCGTCTtactttcaaaaactttttttatgGAAGATATTTATTTCAGTGTTTTACTTCCAGGGATATCATTTTGGATTTCTCTTTTACTTTGTCAAAAGGTTACTTTGGATTTGATTCTTTCAGTTCTTTGACCCCTCACCATCCCTAAACACCATGCATCTCTGACCTCCCATAACTCTTAAACACCATTCATGCCTGCCCCTGAGAAAACTCCTCACCATGCCTACAAACTACATCCATCTctgacccctaaactccacccaacaTTGAACCCTGAAATCCTTTTCTATCCCCGAACTCCACCCATCTCTGAACTCTAAAATCCCCTCATTATACctcaactccacccatccctgaaccttaaacCCATTGCTACCTTAAACTCTATTCGTTCCTGaaccataaaaaacatttttttactcctAAACTCCACCAATTCCCAACCTCAAAAAAAACCTTGCTACCCCTACATTTCTCCTATTCCTGGCTCGGAAAACCCCTCACCACTCTCAAACCTAACCATTCTTCAAACCTAAAACTCTTTCACTCCTCCATCCCTGACCCCTAAACCACCTGACCACCCCTAAGCatcacccattcctgaaccctgagCACCTTTCGTCACTCCTAAACTCAACCATCACTAAACCTTAAAAAACCTCATCAGACCTAAACTCCAGCCATCCATGAACCTAAAAATAATCCTGAACACCATACATTCCACATATCCCTGAACCTAAAAAAAACCTCTTCACAACTAAGCTTCACTCCCCCACGAACCCTAAAAACCCATCACCACCCCTCAGCTTCACTCATTCCTAGTCCCTAAAAACCATCACTACCCATGAACTCTCCCTATCCCTCAACCCTAACATCTAtttctacatctaaactccacccatccctgacctGTAAAAAGTCTCATCACCACTAAACATCACCTATTCCTGAACCCAAAACCCTTCACTACACCTAAACTCCATCCAAGTTTAATGTAAGTTTAGGTTGTtccttaaaaatatatttgttcttcaaaatgtttcctttaacttttgatttatttgtatttcattaaaatgtcttttcaaaaatttggttttccatgatttggtgATCTCCAATGGGGATTCTCAGTTCCATTAACACTTAAGAAAAAGATAAAtaggaataaatgaggaacattCTTCATGTTCCCTATGAAGAAAAAATAGTTCCTCCCAAACGATGGAAAAATGTCTAAGCTGAGGTGAAACCTATGTACGTTAgtcacagtttttttttcttcttaaccaTAGAAAGTGGTCTGTGCAGTTAATGAGAGAGCAGCATAGTTGCAAGCTAACACCTGTTAGCAAGTTTACTAATTCATTAGAAAACACATTAGTTTgctaattttcatttaaaaaataaaatgcaaatatttttgGCCCCATTCTTTGTCTGAAAGTAAATTTTCCATTCTTCATAATTGAAACTCTTTGTATTTAATGTGTGTTATAGCCCAGCCATTACCTTGACTTTACAATCATGAGTATTTTAACACTCACCTCTAGAACAACCTGTAACTGaatttgcaaaatgaaaaaaacgtTCTCCTAGGTTCATGGATGAAAAAGGAAATCATGAGGACAGACTGATACAACATTTGCCTGCAGCCATTTCTAACCCATTCACATACAGTAACCCACTACATGAGTTTACTAAATTCACTAATCTCATTGTGAACATAGCAGAGTACATTGCAAATTTCTCACAGCCCTTGTCATTTTCATGTTTCCCCCTTATAGATGTTGCTATGAAGACAGAAGTCAGAAATGACTGATGTGGAGCCAGTGGTCACAGATTTTGCAGCATCGGGGAGGGCAGGCCGCCGAAATGCCTTACCAGATATATTGGGCTCACCAGCGGGTTCAGAGACCTCAGACCTGCCTCAAAAACTAGCAGAACTCTCGGTGTCTGAAGGTAAGGCCTACTATATCTTGTGTACCATTAATTTAATAGGTGCCCTTCACATTTTTTATTACTACTCACACAATTGATCCTTTCACTCACATGTAGGTCTAAATATAAACAGATGTGCAGTGGTCACACGCAGTATGGTACTCTTCTGTGTTAGTATTTATTAGtgattttttttaaccccttttgAGGTTTGTAGCACTTTCTGGGTAGTCCGACTCTAATATGTATAAAGTGCTTCATTCCACTTCCAAGGTCTCCAAAGTCTCTAATTTGCATTGGGCGTCTAGGCACACTCCAAAGGGCATGGTTGCAATATTTTGACATGTTGAGTGTGGTATGAGGACTAATGATAGTGTATGTACAAATGTCGCTGCTCATACGCTTGGGCGTTTGTTGGCAGTTTGAGAATGAAtgtattcatgcatgcatgcaGGAACTTATTCTCTTGAGGGCGGGACAATATCAAAGCTAATAAACACCACATATGTGGGATCTTCCAAAGGAGTGGGAAGGTTAAAAGGGAGAGTCAATTTGGGACAGAAAACCTGTGTGATTATTTACTTTAGACCAGTGGTGCTTAACCTTGTGACTACTGGGGACCCCTGCGGAATCACTAGTGGAAGCGGGGGActgtagactaagggggtcattccgaccctggtggccggcggtatgttggcggtaacaccgccaacaggctggcggtgttccgccagcaattctgaccgtggcggaaaagccacggtcataccgccggcccctccactttcccgccaggcttccgcctggcaggcataatctccagggcagcggtgcaagcaccgctgccctggggattatgagtccccgaccgccagcctgtccgtggcggtaaacactgccattgaaaggctggcggtaaggggactgggggtgcccctgggggcccctgcactgcccatgcacttggcatgggcagtgcaggggcccccaggcatagccccatcgcgcatttggcagtgaaatgtgcgacgggtgctactgctgtTACTGCTActacaatgttgatgtgccatttccgctggcccagcggaaatgtcggaatagggaggcatgaataccgccggcaatggcggtattctgtctcccccggcctcggcggtctggagaaaagaccgccgaggtcggaatgaccacctaagtgttttctACTATTTAAATATCAGAACCGGGCAGCTCCTCCAGAAGGGTGGATGAGCGTCTTAcccctccccccaagcccccaccagcagcggcagctgcaaaccttttcccaaaaaacgatcataaactgtgtttacgaTCGTTTTTTGGGAcaaggggctgggccatgggggtgacgggcactgagggggagtgcacacttcccctcagagcgcatgtgtgtttggctggccgtctcgggccggccaaacacacatgcgcacagggctctctgcaggtcagcaacgcagtctcccagtctgcctgcttTGACCAGCACCGTGAGAGGGACAAGACCTGAATAAACAGTCATCCTTAAAGATGTGGGCAATGTTTATATTACATCTACTAGACCATTGTTCAAAACAGTGTATGAGTGAACAGAATGTGAAGGTATCTCATCGACATTGCATCGGGCTCGAGTCTACAACTGCTGGCCTGAGAGTTAGGAGCCCGAATCATTCAGCTTGGAGTGATTCTTGAGTAGATGCTTAATGCATAGCTGTCAGCTTTTCAGGTTACATTGCGGTGGTTTAATTGTGCTTATGTGTGACTTCTAATGTTCATATGTGTGACTGGGAGATGCACCTTATTGTAAGTAGAACCAAGCATTTATGTTCATGGAATAAGACAAATTTCAGAAATGACCCCCTTTTGTGCAACCTGAGGCTATAGAAATTATCGTAAAATAGCTGCCGGGCCCCCACCTGAACAGGCATCCGATCAAAGCCACAGAACTCAAGCTCTGGGTATATCCAAAGTCCGCTAAGAACTCTCATAATATCCCATTTGGGGTAAAAACCGACAGAAATGGTACTTAAGGAATGGGAGTGAGAACTAACTAAAGGCCATCATTTATGATTCGTACTTCATAGATACCAAGCTGATCTATGTCAGGTGTGACTGTGTGAAGCCTCCAACTAATGCTGAATTTTAGGACTCCTCTTTTCATTCTGGGTGGGAAAgtcctgggaacccaaagcagccctagcaAAAATGCTAAACCAACCCTGCTCCCTTCGTATCCTTGCAcgatctctgtctttccctccattctctctctctcctctcactttTCTCCTTTCATAATCACTTTCTCTGtaccctcctctccctctttgtaGCTCTGTTTTGAAGCCTCCTCATGCCCGCTGTTGGGAGCTGAAGAAAGTGACAGAGGCAGTAGGAACGGTCGTAGGTTTTCAGAACAGGCCTCCAGGAGCTCCTGCCACTCCGGCCCTGATTCTGAGACGTTCAAGCCCATTCTTTATTTTGTAATGTGGAAAACCAGGACAAGACAAGGGTGGTTCGAGCAACACCAGCACGGCAAAATGTAGCTTTAGAAATGTTGACTTGTATTTATGCTAACTAGGGATGCAATAATAACATGCCATATTGTTTCCCTTAACAGGTTACCAGCTTGAAAGTTTGCCGAAAGGCCACTAGTTTGGTAAGGTTAACTGATAATCTGCCATTGAGAATTGTGCAAGTACAAGTCCTAGAAAACGAAAAATTCATGGTTAGAAAGCCAGGGCAGGCTGAAGCTTTTAGTCCTGCAAAAAACTGACTGGCCCTAAATATGCATATTTAAGGACAAAGATCCTAATTGATAATGTTCTTATCCTCAGACAGAAGGAATttcaaatatgcaaatttttcctGTTTCCTACTTTTTCTGCCAACCTTGTAGACCTGCAACCATCAGTGTATCATACGTCTGCTGTGAAACTCGCTTGTTGAGATTGTAGCATTATCCGACCACTAGACATGACACATACGAGTCACCTCTTGCCCTGCATCCTAAAAAGTTAACACTGGCTGTATCACGTGTCACAGCAAACATCATAATGTGCAATATCATCCAAGAGCATTGTGCATTTTTAAGCCAACCGTACACTGCATTCTGGTCACTGTAGTATTAGTCTTTATATGGGCTGTTTCCTAAGCAGCCAGACTCTGCTGAAAGTGTGTCGCGTTTACCACAGCGTACATAACATGACACTGCATCACTGGCAACAGTCCAGGTGGGTGCAGGGGATATGGCATCATCTTCTAATGACTTTCAAAGACAAACATATGTCTTTTCTGGAGTCCTGCATCATAACAGATTCGTCGTTTTCTATTATaaagcattttgcaaaatgtgaatACACATTTTTGGAGCCAATTGCGAGGTAGTTAACATTTTTAGTGTTCAGAGGAGGGGATGTCTCCCAGGCCCATCACTGGACTGTTAACAATATGCCCATGAAGGACTAGGCTACACCAGGCCTGCGAGATTCTGCCTTCATACCCAACTCAACAGGAGCATGGGGACCCGTGGGGCCTCAAGGAACCGCATCAGCCAGGATCATCAAGAGCTGGACTGCTAGCACTGAGaggcatgactacaccaca includes these proteins:
- the PKIB gene encoding cAMP-dependent protein kinase inhibitor beta; protein product: MTDVEPVVTDFAASGRAGRRNALPDILGSPAGSETSDLPQKLAELSVSEDGGAEGGEASPSEAPVENQEEEK